The following proteins come from a genomic window of Streptococcus pneumoniae:
- the purM gene encoding phosphoribosylformylglycinamidine cyclo-ligase, protein MTNKNAYAQSGVDVEAGYEVVERIKKHVARTESAGVMGALGGFGGMFDLSKTGVKEPVLISGTDGVGTKLMLAIKYDKHDTIGQDCVAMCVNDIIAAGAEPLYFLDYVATGKNEPAKLEQVVAGVAEGCVQAGAALIGGETAEMPGMYGEDDYDLAGFAVGVAEKSQIIDGSKVVEGDVLLGLASSGIHSNGYSLVRRVFADYTGEEVLPELEGKKLKEVLLEPTRIYVKAVLPLIKEELVNGIAHITGGGFIENVPRMFADDLAAEIDESKVPVLPIFKALEKYGQIKHEEMFEIFNMGVGLMLAVSPENVERVKELLDEAVYEIGRIVKKENESVIIK, encoded by the coding sequence ATGACAAATAAAAATGCATATGCCCAGTCGGGTGTGGATGTTGAAGCGGGTTATGAAGTTGTTGAACGGATTAAAAAGCACGTGGCCCGTACGGAGAGTGCAGGTGTCATGGGAGCTCTTGGTGGCTTTGGTGGTATGTTTGATCTTTCCAAGACTGGGGTTAAAGAACCCGTCTTGATTTCAGGGACTGACGGTGTCGGAACCAAGCTCATGTTGGCTATCAAGTACGACAAGCACGATACCATCGGGCAGGACTGTGTGGCCATGTGTGTCAACGACATCATTGCTGCAGGTGCGGAACCCCTCTATTTTCTCGACTACGTAGCGACAGGGAAGAATGAACCAGCTAAGCTAGAACAAGTGGTTGCTGGTGTGGCAGAAGGTTGTGTGCAGGCTGGTGCTGCCCTCATCGGTGGGGAAACGGCTGAAATGCCGGGCATGTACGGCGAAGACGACTATGACTTGGCTGGTTTTGCGGTCGGTGTGGCTGAAAAATCTCAAATCATTGACGGTTCAAAGGTGGTAGAGGGAGATGTTCTTCTCGGACTTGCTTCAAGTGGGATTCACTCAAATGGTTACTCTTTGGTTCGTCGTGTCTTTGCGGATTACACAGGTGAGGAAGTCCTACCAGAATTGGAAGGCAAGAAACTTAAGGAAGTTCTACTTGAGCCGACTCGTATCTATGTCAAGGCTGTCTTGCCGCTCATCAAAGAAGAGTTGGTCAACGGCATTGCCCACATCACAGGTGGTGGCTTTATCGAAAATGTCCCTCGTATGTTTGCAGATGACCTAGCTGCTGAAATTGATGAAAGCAAAGTTCCAGTGCTTCCAATTTTCAAAGCCCTTGAAAAATATGGTCAGATTAAACACGAAGAAATGTTTGAAATCTTCAATATGGGTGTGGGACTTATGTTGGCGGTCAGCCCTGAAAATGTAGAGCGTGTAAAAGAATTGTTGGATGAAGCAGTCTATGAAATTGGTCGCATCGTCAAGAAAGAAAACGAAAGTGTCATTATCAAATGA
- the purN gene encoding phosphoribosylglycinamide formyltransferase, translating into MKKIAVFASGNGSNFQVIAEEFPVEFVFSDHRDAYVLERAKQLGVLSYAFELKEFESKADYEAALVELLEEHQIDLVCLAGYIKIVGPTLLSAYEGRIVNIHPAYLPEFPGAHGIEDAWNAGVGQSGVTIHWVDSGVDTGQVIKQVRVPRLADDTIDRFEARIHEAEYRLYLEVVKALFTD; encoded by the coding sequence ATGAAAAAAATAGCGGTTTTTGCCTCTGGTAATGGCTCAAATTTTCAGGTGATTGCCGAAGAATTTCCAGTGGAGTTTGTCTTTTCAGACCATCGTGATGCCTATGTGCTTGAGCGTGCAAAGCAGCTCGGCGTTCTGTCCTATGCTTTTGAACTCAAGGAGTTTGAGAGCAAGGCAGACTACGAAGCAGCCCTTGTCGAACTCTTGGAAGAACACCAGATTGACTTGGTTTGCCTAGCAGGCTACATAAAAATCGTTGGACCAACCTTATTGTCGGCTTATGAAGGTCGGATTGTCAATATTCATCCAGCCTACTTGCCAGAATTTCCAGGAGCTCATGGGATTGAGGATGCTTGGAATGCTGGCGTGGGTCAGTCTGGTGTGACCATTCACTGGGTGGATTCGGGTGTGGATACAGGCCAGGTCATCAAACAGGTTCGTGTGCCACGACTAGCTGATGATACCATTGACAGATTTGAAGCTCGCATCCATGAAGCAGAGTACAGGTTGTATCTGGAAGTAGTGAAGGCTCTATTTACAGATTGA
- a CDS encoding VanZ family protein: MLESKKTTRYVFYVYLMLLTWGILFKFETNPEFIAFFLAPRYINWIPFSEPLIVDGKIVFAEMLFNLISFIPLGVCFPLIKTNLSSLRIVGTGFLISLLFECLQYILAIGITDITDLTLNTLGVCVGLLIYQIFIRVFKSQTRKWINILGMLSLGFAYLVLLLLHLIGV, translated from the coding sequence ATGTTAGAATCTAAAAAAACAACTCGATATGTATTTTATGTCTATCTGATGTTATTAACTTGGGGAATCTTATTTAAGTTTGAAACAAATCCTGAATTTATAGCATTTTTCTTAGCTCCAAGGTATATCAATTGGATTCCATTTTCAGAACCACTAATAGTCGATGGAAAAATTGTTTTTGCTGAAATGTTATTTAATCTGATTTCCTTTATTCCATTAGGTGTTTGTTTCCCTTTGATAAAAACTAATTTATCTAGTTTAAGAATAGTCGGGACAGGTTTCTTGATTAGTTTATTGTTTGAGTGCTTACAGTATATTTTAGCAATAGGTATAACAGATATAACGGATTTGACTTTAAATACGCTAGGTGTCTGTGTAGGCTTACTGATTTATCAAATTTTTATAAGAGTGTTCAAATCACAGACTAGAAAATGGATCAATATCTTAGGTATGCTTAGCCTTGGTTTTGCTTATCTTGTTTTACTGTTACTGCATTTAATTGGTGTTTAA